A genomic stretch from Myripristis murdjan chromosome 12, fMyrMur1.1, whole genome shotgun sequence includes:
- the fyb1b gene encoding FYN-binding protein 1 isoform X2, with product MDNKADVKAIMARFQAGGTNGTEDSSSSPLVRTKPPLHPTVSSGPPLHSKKPVLESLSGSGISTAPKPTFLKNSVSVKSAPEIRESPKTKALASMFANAQEDTNSNSKPLTVNKPQSPFKPPVSQDADHKSPKPKPPLQKPSLSSTLPDSKPAFPKPSPGVTAKPSWVKEDSTTPPKIPPSQQKPSSAIAKLRQQNEEAGGANTDSTSKPLNVPNSAVKPSSNFRTAQSIFNKEMDKPDPPDNGVKTEGATKPPLSGSTSTPPLKPPASKKPSFVRRQPGVSNSITGDDPSAPKRKPLPNSLALGPPPAKPNRPPRVNLEAFKRDAKTSDDSPASLKKPNVPSPVTPQSSNHSNPVAPAPPPQPPAPSLPPRHPAAIIQPNPDENYDDVGVMTSAPPPLPPSAGHPSQRAKEEDEDGEMYEDLDERWETADKEQEKKREKEEKEEKKRLEAERKEQKEREKKEQDARKKFKLVGPLTPIHQVKARVDHRGGKTELSLKQGDWVDIIRVQGNPEGKWLGRTQDGSYGYVKITSVDIDLESWKQQAGSLPGQQDFDPEVYDDIDSASHDNFNSGIRGPGVVLPPPPDDGEIYDDVVDPSLDVRVPPPSQFTAEGNSDKPGGAIDEDIYDDVDSQALPPPPPVSSLPTMRGKSKAEEVDPKKQKKFEKEEKEFRKKFKYEGEIQVLYQVTIIPNLTNKKWSGKDLPIKPGESLDVIVKAVDDKMICRNEEGKFGYVFTGHIVTEDADIYDDIGDDCIYDND from the exons ATG GACAACAAAGCTGATGTAAAGGCCATCATGGCTCGCTTCCAAGCTGGCGGGACCAATGGCACTGAGGACAGTTCTTCCTCACCTCTAGTACGGACCAaaccacccctccaccccaccgTGTCCTCTGGTCCTCCCCTACATTCAAAGAAACCTGTTTTAGAGAGCCTATCAGGCAGTGGCATCTCTACTGCTCCAAAACCCACTTTTTTGAAAAATTCTGTCTCTGTCAAAAGTGCTCCAGAGATACGAGAGTCACCCAAGACAAAAGCCCTGGCTAGCATGTTTGCAAATGCCCAGGAAGacaccaacagcaacagtaaACCTTTGACTGTTAATAAGCCGCAGTCACCCTTCAAACCACCTGTCTCACAAGATGCTGATCATAAGAGCCCTAAACCTAAACCGCCCCTCCAGAAGCCCTCCCTCAGCTCTACCCTACCGGACTCCAAGCCTGCCTTTCCCAAACCTTCCCCAGGGGTCACCGCCAAGCCCAGCTGGGTGAAAGAGGACAGCACCACACCACCTAAAATTCCACCTTCACAGCAAAAACCTAGCAGCGCTATTGCAAAATTACGACAGCAGAATGAAGAAGCAGGAGGCGCGAACACAGACTCCACGAGCAAACCATTAAATGTACCAAACTCTGCTGTTAAGCCCTCCTCCAACTTCAGGACTGCTCAGAGTATCTTCAACAAGGAGATGGACAAGCCTGACCCACCGGACAATGGCGTGAAAACAGAGGGGGCGACCAAACCGCCTCTCAGTGGTAgcacctccacccctcctctcaAGCCTCCAGCCAGTAAGAAACCGAGCTTTGTGAGGAGGCAGCCAGGGGTCAGCAACAGCATTACCGGGGATGACCCTTCGGCCCCGAAGCGTAAACCCCTCCCCAATAGTTTGGCCTTGGGCCCTCCACCTGCCAAGCCCAACCGGCCTCCTAGAGTTAACCTGGAAGCTTTCAAACGAGATGCCAAGACCTCTGATGATA GTCCTGCCTCTTTGAAGAAGCCCAACGTCCCATCTCCAGTGACCCCTCAGtccagtaaccatagcaaccctGTGGCCCCAGCCCCGCCTCCTCAACCTCCAGCTCCGAGTCTGCCCCCACGGCACCCAGCAGCCAT AATCCAACCAAACCCAGATGAGAACTATGATGATGTTGGTGTGATGACCAGCGCTCCACCCCCACTGCCCCCTTCCGCCG GTCACCCAAGCCAGAGGGCAAAG gaggaagatgaggacgGTGAAATGTATGAAGATCTTGATGAACGATG GGAAACAGCAGACAAGGaacaagaaaagaagagagagaaagaggagaaggaggagaagaagcgATTGGAGGCTGAGAGGAAGGAGCAGAAGGAACGTGAGAAGAAAGAACAAGACGCCAGAAAGAAATTCAAA ctCGTTGGCCCCCTTACACCGATCCACCAAGTCAAGGCTCGTGTGGACCACCGAGGCGGTAAGACAGAGCTGTCACTGAAGCAGGGAGACTGGGTGGACATCATCCGTGTTCAGGGCAACCCAGAGGGGAAGTGGTTGGGCCGGACACAGGACGGATCCT aTGGCTATGTAAAGATCACGTCTGTGGATATTGACCTTGAGAGCTGGAAGCAACAGGCAGGGTCTCTTCCCGGCCAGCAGGACTTTGACCCTGAGGTTTATGATGACATCGATTCAGCCTCTCATGACAACTTTAACAG TGGCATCAGAGGACCAGGAG TGGTTCTGCCCCCGCCACCAGACGACGGAGAAATCTATGATGATGTTGTTGATCCAAGCCTGGATGTGAG AGTGCCTCCACCCAGCCAGTTTACTGCAGAGGGGAACTCAG ATAAACCCGGAGGAGCAATCGATGAAGACATTTATGACGATGTTGACTCTCAAGccttgcctcctcctcctcccgtcaGCAG CCTTCCAACCATGAGAGGCAAATCCAAGGCAGAGGAGGTGGATccaaagaaacagaagaagtttgagaaagaggagaaggagttCAGGAAAAAGTTTAAA tatgaAGGAGAGATCCAGGTGCTGTACCAGGTGACCATCATCCCCAATCTGACTAATAAGAAGTGGAGCGGCAAAGATCTGCCCATCAAACCAGGGGAAAGTCTTGATGTCATTGTTAAAGCTGTGGATGACAAAATGATCTGTCGAAACGAAGAGGGCAAGT TTGGATATGTTTTTACCGGCCACATTGTCACGGA AGATGCTGATATCTACGATGACATTGGAGACG ATTGCATCTATGACAACGATTGA
- the fyb1b gene encoding FYN-binding protein 1 isoform X1 → MDNKADVKAIMARFQAGGTNGTEDSSSSPLVRTKPPLHPTVSSGPPLHSKKPVLESLSGSGISTAPKPTFLKNSVSVKSAPEIRESPKTKALASMFANAQEDTNSNSKPLTVNKPQSPFKPPVSQDADHKSPKPKPPLQKPSLSSTLPDSKPAFPKPSPGVTAKPSWVKEDSTTPPKIPPSQQKPSSAIAKLRQQNEEAGGANTDSTSKPLNVPNSAVKPSSNFRTAQSIFNKEMDKPDPPDNGVKTEGATKPPLSGSTSTPPLKPPASKKPSFVRRQPGVSNSITGDDPSAPKRKPLPNSLALGPPPAKPNRPPRVNLEAFKRDAKTSDDSPASLKKPNVPSPVTPQSSNHSNPVAPAPPPQPPAPSLPPRHPAAIIQPNPDENYDDVGVMTSAPPPLPPSAGHPSQRAKEEDEDGEMYEDLDERWETADKEQEKKREKEEKEEKKRLEAERKEQKEREKKEQDARKKFKLVGPLTPIHQVKARVDHRGGKTELSLKQGDWVDIIRVQGNPEGKWLGRTQDGSYGYVKITSVDIDLESWKQQAGSLPGQQDFDPEVYDDIDSASHDNFNSGIRGPGVVLPPPPDDGEIYDDVVDPSLDVSPSDPKSPPKPRGFLRMFDWRKPTGNTNEVPPPSQFTAEGNSDKPGGAIDEDIYDDVDSQALPPPPPVSSLPTMRGKSKAEEVDPKKQKKFEKEEKEFRKKFKYEGEIQVLYQVTIIPNLTNKKWSGKDLPIKPGESLDVIVKAVDDKMICRNEEGKFGYVFTGHIVTEDADIYDDIGDDCIYDND, encoded by the exons ATG GACAACAAAGCTGATGTAAAGGCCATCATGGCTCGCTTCCAAGCTGGCGGGACCAATGGCACTGAGGACAGTTCTTCCTCACCTCTAGTACGGACCAaaccacccctccaccccaccgTGTCCTCTGGTCCTCCCCTACATTCAAAGAAACCTGTTTTAGAGAGCCTATCAGGCAGTGGCATCTCTACTGCTCCAAAACCCACTTTTTTGAAAAATTCTGTCTCTGTCAAAAGTGCTCCAGAGATACGAGAGTCACCCAAGACAAAAGCCCTGGCTAGCATGTTTGCAAATGCCCAGGAAGacaccaacagcaacagtaaACCTTTGACTGTTAATAAGCCGCAGTCACCCTTCAAACCACCTGTCTCACAAGATGCTGATCATAAGAGCCCTAAACCTAAACCGCCCCTCCAGAAGCCCTCCCTCAGCTCTACCCTACCGGACTCCAAGCCTGCCTTTCCCAAACCTTCCCCAGGGGTCACCGCCAAGCCCAGCTGGGTGAAAGAGGACAGCACCACACCACCTAAAATTCCACCTTCACAGCAAAAACCTAGCAGCGCTATTGCAAAATTACGACAGCAGAATGAAGAAGCAGGAGGCGCGAACACAGACTCCACGAGCAAACCATTAAATGTACCAAACTCTGCTGTTAAGCCCTCCTCCAACTTCAGGACTGCTCAGAGTATCTTCAACAAGGAGATGGACAAGCCTGACCCACCGGACAATGGCGTGAAAACAGAGGGGGCGACCAAACCGCCTCTCAGTGGTAgcacctccacccctcctctcaAGCCTCCAGCCAGTAAGAAACCGAGCTTTGTGAGGAGGCAGCCAGGGGTCAGCAACAGCATTACCGGGGATGACCCTTCGGCCCCGAAGCGTAAACCCCTCCCCAATAGTTTGGCCTTGGGCCCTCCACCTGCCAAGCCCAACCGGCCTCCTAGAGTTAACCTGGAAGCTTTCAAACGAGATGCCAAGACCTCTGATGATA GTCCTGCCTCTTTGAAGAAGCCCAACGTCCCATCTCCAGTGACCCCTCAGtccagtaaccatagcaaccctGTGGCCCCAGCCCCGCCTCCTCAACCTCCAGCTCCGAGTCTGCCCCCACGGCACCCAGCAGCCAT AATCCAACCAAACCCAGATGAGAACTATGATGATGTTGGTGTGATGACCAGCGCTCCACCCCCACTGCCCCCTTCCGCCG GTCACCCAAGCCAGAGGGCAAAG gaggaagatgaggacgGTGAAATGTATGAAGATCTTGATGAACGATG GGAAACAGCAGACAAGGaacaagaaaagaagagagagaaagaggagaaggaggagaagaagcgATTGGAGGCTGAGAGGAAGGAGCAGAAGGAACGTGAGAAGAAAGAACAAGACGCCAGAAAGAAATTCAAA ctCGTTGGCCCCCTTACACCGATCCACCAAGTCAAGGCTCGTGTGGACCACCGAGGCGGTAAGACAGAGCTGTCACTGAAGCAGGGAGACTGGGTGGACATCATCCGTGTTCAGGGCAACCCAGAGGGGAAGTGGTTGGGCCGGACACAGGACGGATCCT aTGGCTATGTAAAGATCACGTCTGTGGATATTGACCTTGAGAGCTGGAAGCAACAGGCAGGGTCTCTTCCCGGCCAGCAGGACTTTGACCCTGAGGTTTATGATGACATCGATTCAGCCTCTCATGACAACTTTAACAG TGGCATCAGAGGACCAGGAG TGGTTCTGCCCCCGCCACCAGACGACGGAGAAATCTATGATGATGTTGTTGATCCAAGCCTGGATGTGAG TCCCTCGGACCCCAAGTCTCCCCCTAAGCCTCGCGGCTTCCTGCGGATGTTTGACTGGAGGAAACCTACAGGCAACACTAATGA AGTGCCTCCACCCAGCCAGTTTACTGCAGAGGGGAACTCAG ATAAACCCGGAGGAGCAATCGATGAAGACATTTATGACGATGTTGACTCTCAAGccttgcctcctcctcctcccgtcaGCAG CCTTCCAACCATGAGAGGCAAATCCAAGGCAGAGGAGGTGGATccaaagaaacagaagaagtttgagaaagaggagaaggagttCAGGAAAAAGTTTAAA tatgaAGGAGAGATCCAGGTGCTGTACCAGGTGACCATCATCCCCAATCTGACTAATAAGAAGTGGAGCGGCAAAGATCTGCCCATCAAACCAGGGGAAAGTCTTGATGTCATTGTTAAAGCTGTGGATGACAAAATGATCTGTCGAAACGAAGAGGGCAAGT TTGGATATGTTTTTACCGGCCACATTGTCACGGA AGATGCTGATATCTACGATGACATTGGAGACG ATTGCATCTATGACAACGATTGA